One segment of Streptomyces bathyalis DNA contains the following:
- a CDS encoding MFS transporter: MTSARAGEVKMSGATGRWVLFATVLGSSMVLLDGTAVNVALPRIGEDLGASLAGLQWAVNAYLLTLSGLILLGGSLGDRYGRRRIFVAGVLWFAVSSAMCGLAPSAPLLIGARGLQGVGGALLTPGSLAIIQAVFRPQDRAAAVGTWAGLGGVAGAVGPLLGGWLAGGPGWRWVFLINLPFAVLTAAVALRHVPETRDETASGRFDVPGAVLAALSLGSLTYALTVASTHPFAAIVTGASAVLLGAAFIVAERRSPHPMVPLGLFSVRLFTYTNVVTVLIYGALAAVSFFLVLQLQTTAGFSPLLAGLALLPLTLLMLAFSSRAAQLGKRIGPHIPLTTGPVLACIGVLLMLRIGPDSSYFADVLPAGIGLGAGMTLLVAPLTATVLDSVDVDRSGTASGINNAAARTGGLISVAAIPAIVGLSGDEYRSPADVDAAFQGSMLICAALLAAAGATAWLFVRPAVPTQETVDAVCRSCSLSAPPPAAERAERAEPGGGT; the protein is encoded by the coding sequence ATGACATCTGCGCGCGCGGGAGAGGTGAAGATGTCCGGCGCCACCGGGCGCTGGGTGCTGTTCGCCACCGTCCTGGGCTCCAGCATGGTGCTGCTGGACGGCACCGCCGTGAACGTGGCCCTTCCGCGCATCGGCGAGGACCTGGGGGCGAGCCTCGCGGGGCTGCAGTGGGCCGTGAACGCCTACCTGCTGACGCTCTCCGGGCTGATCCTGCTGGGCGGCTCCCTCGGTGACCGGTACGGGCGGCGCAGGATCTTCGTCGCCGGGGTGCTGTGGTTCGCGGTGTCCTCGGCCATGTGCGGGCTCGCTCCGAGCGCGCCGCTGCTGATCGGCGCACGCGGCCTGCAAGGGGTGGGCGGCGCGCTGCTGACACCGGGCTCGCTCGCGATCATCCAGGCGGTCTTCCGTCCCCAGGACCGTGCCGCCGCCGTAGGGACGTGGGCCGGTCTGGGCGGAGTGGCCGGGGCGGTGGGGCCGCTGCTGGGCGGCTGGCTGGCCGGCGGGCCGGGCTGGCGCTGGGTGTTCCTGATCAACCTTCCGTTCGCCGTCCTGACCGCGGCCGTCGCCCTGCGCCACGTACCGGAGACGAGGGATGAGACGGCGAGCGGCCGCTTCGACGTCCCCGGTGCCGTGCTCGCGGCGCTGTCGCTGGGCTCCCTCACCTACGCCCTGACGGTCGCCTCCACACATCCCTTCGCCGCGATCGTGACGGGTGCGTCGGCCGTGCTGCTCGGTGCGGCGTTCATCGTGGCGGAGCGCCGCTCGCCGCATCCGATGGTGCCGCTCGGGCTGTTCTCCGTGCGGCTGTTCACGTACACGAACGTGGTGACGGTGCTGATCTACGGGGCGCTGGCCGCGGTGTCCTTCTTCCTCGTACTTCAGCTCCAGACCACCGCGGGCTTCTCGCCGCTGCTGGCCGGGCTCGCGCTGCTGCCGCTCACGTTGCTGATGCTGGCCTTCTCCAGCCGGGCCGCCCAGCTCGGCAAGCGCATCGGGCCGCACATCCCGCTGACGACAGGGCCGGTACTGGCCTGCATCGGCGTGCTGCTGATGCTCCGGATCGGTCCGGACTCCTCCTACTTCGCCGACGTGCTGCCCGCGGGCATCGGGCTCGGGGCAGGCATGACGCTGCTGGTCGCTCCGCTCACTGCGACGGTGCTGGACTCAGTGGACGTCGACAGGTCGGGGACCGCGAGCGGCATCAACAACGCCGCCGCACGTACCGGGGGCCTGATCTCCGTGGCGGCCATTCCCGCGATCGTCGGCCTGTCCGGCGACGAGTACCGCTCGCCCGCCGATGTCGACGCCGCCTTCCAGGGCTCGATGCTGATCTGCGCCGCACTGCTCGCGGCCGCGGGTGCCACGGCCTGGCTGTTCGTCAGGCCCGCGGTGCCGACGCAGGAGACGGTGGACGCCGTGTGCAGGTCGTGCTCCCTGTCCGCGCCGCCTCCTGCCGCCGAGCGTGCCGAGCGTGCCGAGCCCGGCGGCGGGACGTGA
- a CDS encoding lipid II:glycine glycyltransferase FemX: protein MSLTLRAISREQHLAYVRSLPSASHCQVPAWADVKGEWRSENLGWFDGNGELVGAGLVLYRQLPKVKRYLAYLPEGPVIDWFSPQLEDWLRPMLAHLKQQGAFSVKMGPPVVIRRWDAPAIKSGIQDPDVKRLRDVQATHIEPHAFEVADRLRRMGWQQGEDGGAGFGDVQPRYVFQVPLEGRSLEEVHKGFNQLWRRNIKKADKAGVEVVQGGLQDLDDWQRLYEITAERDKFRPRPKAYFERMWKVLNAEDPNRMRLYFAEHEGERIAAATMLIVGGHVWYSYGASANHKREVRPSNAMQWRMLQDAYALGASVYDLRGISDSLDESDHLFGLIQFKVGTGGEAAEYLGEWDFPLNKLLHKALDIYMSRR, encoded by the coding sequence ATGAGTCTGACCCTGAGGGCCATCAGCCGTGAGCAGCATCTGGCCTATGTCCGCAGCCTTCCTTCGGCCAGCCACTGCCAGGTGCCGGCCTGGGCAGATGTGAAGGGCGAGTGGCGGTCGGAGAACCTGGGCTGGTTCGACGGCAACGGAGAGCTCGTCGGCGCGGGCCTCGTCCTCTACCGGCAGCTGCCGAAGGTCAAGCGGTATCTGGCGTACCTCCCGGAGGGCCCGGTCATCGACTGGTTCTCGCCCCAACTGGAGGACTGGCTGCGGCCGATGCTCGCCCATCTCAAGCAACAGGGTGCCTTCTCGGTGAAGATGGGCCCGCCGGTGGTGATCCGGCGCTGGGACGCGCCCGCGATCAAGAGCGGCATCCAGGACCCCGACGTGAAGCGGCTGAGGGACGTGCAGGCGACGCACATCGAGCCGCACGCGTTCGAAGTCGCCGACAGGCTGCGCCGGATGGGCTGGCAGCAGGGCGAGGACGGCGGCGCCGGATTCGGTGACGTGCAGCCTCGTTACGTCTTCCAAGTGCCCCTTGAGGGACGGTCGTTGGAAGAGGTGCACAAGGGCTTCAACCAGCTGTGGCGGCGCAACATCAAGAAGGCCGACAAGGCGGGCGTCGAGGTCGTGCAGGGCGGCCTGCAGGATCTGGACGACTGGCAGCGGCTGTACGAGATCACCGCGGAGCGCGACAAGTTCCGTCCGCGGCCCAAGGCCTACTTCGAACGCATGTGGAAGGTGCTCAACGCCGAGGACCCGAACCGCATGCGGCTGTACTTCGCCGAGCACGAGGGCGAGCGGATCGCTGCCGCCACGATGCTGATCGTGGGGGGCCATGTGTGGTACTCGTACGGTGCATCGGCCAATCACAAGCGTGAGGTACGACCGTCGAACGCGATGCAGTGGCGGATGCTTCAGGATGCGTACGCGTTGGGCGCGAGCGTCTACGACCTTCGCGGCATCAGCGATTCGCTGGACGAGTCCGACCACCTCTTCGGGCTGATCCAGTTCAAGGTGGGCACAGGGGGAGAGGCCGCCGAGTATCTCGGCGAGTGGGACTTCCCGCTCAATAAGCTGCTGCACAAGGCGCTCGACATCTACATGTCGCGACGCTGA